The sequence TATACAGACATTTGTAGCTTTCTGAGTTGATAATGTGTGTATATACAAATACATCATATTCTTAAGCGGCATCTCTTTTGGAATGATAATCTAATCGGCGTTTGCTGCACGTAAAAGCAGGAGATTTGTATTATATCGAATCCTATTTAACCCTGTGAATCTTATTATGTTGGTGGCTGCAGATGTGTAGTAGTTTTGATTTCACTACCATTTTGTTGTTCCAATTCTGGTAGGCATCAACAGCTTTCAGCTTCTAATAATTGTTCCACGAGAAAGGgagtaaaagaaagaaagagcaaTACAATGTCTTCAACACTTAATAGAGGGATAAAGCAATCTTTGAAGCCGCAGGCTGTGAGTTTCTTTCTAAAAAGACCTTAACCATTACGGATGATTCAAATAGATGAACTAATAATATTCGACGCACTGTTCATTTCAGTTTTGCCTTTTGTTTAGGCAGTATACATATTTAGGGTACCCACCTCTTCTCagattttagtataattataaaatattttttcattatttaaaaatttataaatgcacattttaaatacaaaataattatgtcgTCCATAAGAATTACTATCtatattattgtttgtttCAAGAATAACatttaaaagaatacaaaggtgggtaaaataaataatttataaatcatattcattcataaaaatactttatcaaattttaaaagatatataaatttataactcaTAGTTCAAAAGGGGAATTTCAGAttgtttatcataaaaattgaacgaaaaattcatcacaaaaaagaTAACGAAATGTTTTTGTCCTTAGACGgatgttaaaattatgaggtatttataatattttaaaaaataaaaaaatatttataattatgtgaaataTAATGGGAGGGTTGACTcctatttttgtatttatcccaaaaaggagagaaataaaaagatgcCATAAGATTTTCACTGGTTATTGGAATTTGCCGTTCGTCCCGACTTTAGTACAATGCTAAATAGTTTGTTTCTACTTAAGTGCGACTATAGTTCAAAAGTATAACTTAATCCTATTGCCCTGAGCACCACTAGTCGCCGCCGCTCTCCGCCTGCCTCCTCCCAGTTCATCGGTTTATGGAGCTTTCTGTTTCTCACCGTTTCCTCAATTACTCCTTTTTGCCCCGATCGGCTCACTGTAAACAGCGATTCCAACTGCCGAACCACGTTCTGGTCCCGGTGAACCTTCAGCATCGCAAGGTACAACTCTTCCCCACTTACCTCGCTACTCCTCCGATGCACTCTACAGTTCCTCGTGCCTTTGATGACAACAACGGTTCTCCCTCGGTAGCAACAACTCAGGGTAAATTGTGAACTTAATTAGTGCGTTTGCGTTATTTTGACGagtttttagtaattaattatgattgcAGGAGGAAGAATTGGAGAAGTCAAGAGGGTTACCAAGGAGACGAATGTGTACGTGAAGATTAATGTCGATGGTAATGCCGTGGCTGAGAATAATACGGGGATTCCGTTTCTCGATCACATGTTAGATGTAAgttcttttatctttcttgtttctcCTCTGATGATTAATGGTTGCGTTGTAATTCGGTACAAAATTGAATCTTTTCGAGTGGTTTTTGTTAAAACTACTATGGCAATGGTGTAGAATAAAAATGTTACATAAACGACTTGCAGGCTCCAATGCTGTTTTGGGTGGTGTTTGGGAGTGGGCTTGGTgattgtatatatgtgattaTTGTTACTCTCAGTTGTAAAGTAGTACTGTCTAGAATCAGGACTATAATCTCACTTCATgtgtttttcttgcttttgacTTACAGTAAATACTTTTACATGTtatgataaaagaattattgtttggtttttaaggaattgagtattttctctctctttttttttccctttctgtATTTGGAGGGAAGTAATTTTTGGGGGATCTTGTTCATGCTCTAATCTTTCAGACAACCAATAGAAAAGATAAAGCCACAATTGGTGCTGTCTTAGTTGTATTTTTGCTACCTGAGATTCGATAACGTGGGTGATAGCATTCTGATTATGTCTATAGTAGCTATAGGCACTGTAACATAAATATGATCTTTTTGCTTAAATAATTGTTGAGTAGGCAATTGTAACCTAACTCCTTGATGTTTTTTCAGCAACTTGCTTCACATGGATTATTTGACGTGCATGTGAAGGCCACTGGGGATACTCATATTGATGATCACCATACAAATGAAGATGTTGCCCTGGCCATCGGAACAGTTAGTTTCCTAAAACCTAtttctgttttaattttaatgtccTGAATGATAATTAGACCACGTAtccatttcatatttatttctaacTTTGAGTCCCTTCTTATGGTTGCTACTCTGTGTTCTACTTAATTGGCTCTATACCTGGCAAATTGAATAGGAATTGGACTTGCTACTTGGGAATGgagaattgaaataaaatgttgAATGCCGTCTTATCTCAGAGTCCTATCTGTTCGCAACATGATAGAATCTCTACTCTcttcaaatataattgatttcatACCCATACTTGATTTAGTTGTTCTATATAAGCTCTGATATTCAAGTTGATGAAGTGCTTTGCTTCAGAAGCCTGAAAACATACCATCTTTCCTTGCAGTAGTGTTACATGAGTTTTAGCTgcaactttttgtttgtcttgAATTAACTGCATTAACATTGGCCATCCATGCAGGCATTATTGCAAGCTCTTGGGGATAGAAAAGGAATCTACCGGTTTGGGGACTTCTCTGCCCCCCTCGATGAGGCGCTTGTACATGTTTCATTGGTATGATTGAATATGCACCAAGCACATCTTTCATTGGTCCAGCAAAGGCAGACCATCAGACCGTTACACTTGCATATAAACTATAAAGGCAAACCACTGAGAAACATATGGCATTAATTGGACGGGACCTCTCTGACAACATCAATGCTGCTTTATAAgtcatgaaaaatatcaatattctgctctatttactttttgaaTATCTCTCTTAGGATTTATCTGGAAGGCCACATCTGAGTTATGATTTACAAATTCCAACAGAGAGAGTTGGAACATATGACACACAGGTACTTTATCCcatgtatataatttacactTACAAGTTGTTTTCCAAGTTTTTCACTGTTAACTGAATGTAAGTCTCTTGAGTCTACTTGAACATGTTGCTTTCAGCTTGTGGAGCACTTCTTCCAGTCCTTGGTCAATACCTCAGGAATGACACTTCACATACGACAGGTACAATGTATCTGAAGTTTTTATATACTATGCTGAGAGTAGCCTGTGTGGAGACACCCTTTTGTTTCAGTGGTAGTAGACTAGCTTATTTTACATCACTTGCCCTTGTGCTCACTGGCCATTGATGCAGTGAAGGTAGTTGCTTATCTTTACTATACAGATTGCAAGGTAGAAACATAGGTGTCACTGTCTATTAAGAAAACAACtttatataagtaattttcGACCTTCATGCTAATTCATCCTTATATCATTTCGTTTCATTTACTATGCCCCTTAGGCATACCCCTAGCATTTATAGATCCAAATTCCAAATTCGGTTCTTTGAATGGGTAACAGCTTGCTGGGAGAAATTCTCACCACATTATAGAGGCAACCTTTAAGGCTTTTGCTAGGGCTCTTCGACAAGCAACAGATTATGATCCTCGCCGCCGTGGAAGTGTGCCAAGGTTTGAATTTGGCTCCTTTGCTTCTAAAATTATACAGTTTCCATGTTAACTCCAATGCTCCTTTTATACTGTGATAAAGTTGACATGAACATTTCTCTATGCAGCTCAAAAGGCGTCCTTTCACGCACTTGATTCGTAAGTCAAGGCAGAAATTGAAGCACCTGTAAGTATCcattagtttattaattttcatttcttcagAAAGGAAACTGCACTAGGGTTTGTCTTCCTCTACCTCATGTTTTGCAGCCTTCTCATGCATTGGATATCAGCCAGACTATGATCTGATGCACTGACATGATATATGCAAAAGATGATGACTTTAAACAACCATTTGATGAATGTACTTGTTTGTTTGGTGCTGAGAGATACAGAGTGAGAACCTTTCTTTATGCCTGTAAGCTGtaacaaaaagtttttaagTATGACCAGAACTGTTCTGCAGATTTTCGTTTGCAAATTATGAGGTATTTCAAATCTGATGGTGTTGAAGGGCTGCGAGGTtcacaaaattcacaaaattctGGTTCTTTCCCGAAGTTTGGTCTTTTGTAAAGTCTGATTATGTAATGTTGTATTATGACTCAATGGCTCAATAATGTTCTTTTTGGAGAGTGTTGATCTTTTCCTCGATACTGTTTGAATCTGGGAAACATTGGAATAAAGCACTGTGCTCCTTTCCAGGAAAACTGAAACAATTGAGGGACATTTCCTCACATTCTTGAGCAACTCAGTCTCCTTGATTCTTGCTATTGCCCTTTGAATCACCCACATCTTGAAAATGTTTTTCCTTAATAATCAAACggaaaaattttcatctaaacTCCAACTAAAAATTCGAAGTTCAAACCACTGGTGAAGGCCCCAATAATTCCAGAAATGGGAAAATGTCAGACCAAAGGCTGAAGAAGCATGCTGCGATTCCAAATGTCCATCATGGTATATGTGTCAAAATATGAAACATATAAGTATAGCTATTTCAAAAAGTTGGGAGTTTTAAGCAGAACAGTAATCAGCTCTATGATAGTATTATTTGAAAGAGAACTTTATACAAAC comes from Sesamum indicum cultivar Zhongzhi No. 13 linkage group LG10, S_indicum_v1.0, whole genome shotgun sequence and encodes:
- the LOC105171349 gene encoding imidazoleglycerol-phosphate dehydratase-like — encoded protein: MELSVSHRFLNYSFLPRSAHCKQRFQLPNHVLVPVNLQHRKVQLFPTYLATPPMHSTVPRAFDDNNGSPSVATTQGGRIGEVKRVTKETNVYVKINVDGNAVAENNTGIPFLDHMLDQLASHGLFDVHVKATGDTHIDDHHTNEDVALAIGTALLQALGDRKGIYRFGDFSAPLDEALVHVSLDLSGRPHLSYDLQIPTERVGTYDTQLVEHFFQSLVNTSGMTLHIRQLAGRNSHHIIEATFKAFARALRQATDYDPRRRGSVPSSKGVLSRT